A stretch of the Rhinoderma darwinii isolate aRhiDar2 chromosome 3, aRhiDar2.hap1, whole genome shotgun sequence genome encodes the following:
- the LOC142748224 gene encoding gastrokine-3-like — protein sequence MGAMLLILGFLAVFINPLQGDESFQYAGTGYNGENEYHTVNVNEQVKVVVFNVYSGRQSANAVFDYSQNIVAYHMPYKGICVMAHMDIATFPGLGRINEWIHTKREQKKDLEELRKHYFVTNQQVSDLAQYGNAVESLCWGIPTYWSREYTSPKQDLGAEGCAGIHLFCLHIGLCAGFHL from the exons CTGCTGATTCTGGGCTTTTTGGCCGTCTTCATAAACCCACTACAGGGAGATGAG TCATTCCAATACGCAGGAACAGGATACAATGGAGAGAATGAATACCACACTGTGAACGTCAATGAGCAGGTCAAGGTCGTTGTGTTTAATGTTTACTCTGGAAGACAGTCCGCCAATGCCGTCTTTGATTACAGCCAG AACATAGTTGCCTACCACATGCCCTACAAAGGAATCTGTGTAATGGCCCACATGGATATTGCTACCTTTCCAGGCCTTGGACGGATAAATGAGTGGATTCACACTAAAAGG GAGCAGAAGAAAGATCTGGAAGAACTACGCAAACATTACTTTGTGACAAACCAACAAGTCAGCGATCTTGCTCAGTATGGTAATGCTGTGGAAAGCCTTTGCTGGGGAATTCCAACCTACTGGTCCCGTGAATATACCA GTCCAAAACAAGATCTTGGTGCAGAGGGATGTGCCGGTATTCATTTATTCTGTCTCCACATTGGTCTCTGCGCAGGATTCCATCTGTAA